A genomic segment from Nocardiopsis sp. Huas11 encodes:
- a CDS encoding M20 family metallopeptidase has protein sequence MTAEQLVPPSAADHLARLIEYSETLHAHPETAWEEHRAARWTAELLGEFGFGVTTEYLGFPTAVHASYGSGSRRVGFIVEYDALPGLGHACGHNLIAAMSAGGAIALRPWAQELDLRIDVIGTPAEEGGGGKIEMLDAGAFTDLDLALMAHPGPVDAPRAEPYAVAHDHVRFVGHTAHAAAYPHEGRNAGDAFVVSQVAIGLLRQQLPPGTRVHGIQTVGGEAPNAIPAVTEGRWYTRAETLAQLEPLRRRVRQCFEAGALATDTALDFTPESQPYSEFRTNERALEIYMRHARALGRSFDAPAEQQTMNRASTDLGNVSQHVPAIHPYIGLGSFPVSNHQPEFAAVCVGEEADRVIADGATLLARTAHEYFS, from the coding sequence ATGACCGCTGAACAGCTCGTGCCGCCCAGCGCCGCCGACCACCTCGCACGCCTGATCGAGTACTCCGAGACACTGCACGCCCACCCGGAGACCGCCTGGGAGGAGCACCGGGCCGCACGGTGGACCGCCGAACTGCTCGGTGAGTTCGGCTTCGGCGTGACGACCGAGTACCTCGGTTTCCCCACCGCCGTCCACGCCTCCTACGGGTCGGGCAGCCGCCGTGTCGGCTTCATCGTCGAGTACGACGCGCTGCCCGGCCTCGGGCACGCCTGCGGCCACAACCTCATCGCCGCCATGTCGGCCGGAGGAGCGATCGCGCTGCGACCGTGGGCGCAGGAGCTGGACCTGCGGATCGACGTCATCGGCACCCCGGCGGAGGAGGGCGGCGGGGGCAAGATCGAGATGCTCGACGCCGGCGCCTTCACGGACCTGGACCTGGCCCTGATGGCGCATCCCGGCCCGGTCGACGCACCGCGGGCCGAGCCCTACGCCGTCGCCCACGACCACGTCCGCTTCGTCGGACACACGGCGCACGCCGCCGCCTACCCGCACGAGGGGCGCAACGCGGGCGACGCCTTCGTGGTCTCCCAGGTGGCCATCGGCCTGCTGCGCCAGCAGCTCCCGCCCGGTACCCGGGTGCACGGGATCCAGACGGTCGGGGGCGAGGCGCCCAACGCCATCCCGGCGGTGACGGAGGGCCGCTGGTACACACGGGCCGAGACCCTGGCCCAACTGGAGCCGCTGCGCCGCAGGGTGAGGCAGTGCTTCGAGGCCGGAGCCCTGGCGACCGACACCGCCCTGGACTTCACGCCCGAGTCGCAGCCCTACTCCGAGTTCCGCACGAACGAGCGCGCGCTGGAGATCTACATGCGCCACGCGCGCGCCCTCGGACGATCCTTCGACGCGCCTGCGGAACAGCAGACGATGAACCGCGCCTCGACCGATCTGGGCAACGTCTCCCAGCACGTCCCGGCCATCCACCCCTACATCGGGCTCGGCAGCTTCCCGGTGAGCAACCACCAGCCGGAGTTCGCGGCCGTGTGCGTGGGGGAGGAGGCCGACCGGGTCATCGCGGACGGCGCCACCCTGCTCGCGCGCACCGCTCACGAGTACTTCTCGTAG
- a CDS encoding DUF1028 domain-containing protein, translating into MTFSIAAHQDGRFGIAATSSSPAVAARVVHLRDSVGAVTSQNITDPRLGPLLLDELASGASPEAALATILKDRPDTEYRQLTVVDATGAAATFSGDRTLGVHGEATGPHCAAAGNMLSRPDLPEILCSAFAAAEGELEERLFAALAAGLVAGGEAGPVYSAGLSTVSGTGWRDTDLRVDWQEDPVDALGRLLGIWLPQRDDYVRRGLDPAASPGYGVPGDDR; encoded by the coding sequence ATGACCTTCTCCATCGCGGCCCACCAGGACGGCCGCTTCGGCATCGCCGCCACGTCGTCCTCACCGGCGGTGGCCGCACGCGTGGTCCACCTGCGCGACTCGGTCGGCGCGGTCACCTCGCAGAACATCACCGACCCGCGCCTGGGTCCGCTCCTGCTGGACGAACTCGCCTCCGGGGCGAGCCCCGAAGCCGCCCTGGCGACGATCCTCAAGGACCGGCCGGACACCGAGTACCGCCAGCTCACCGTGGTCGACGCCACCGGAGCCGCGGCGACCTTCAGCGGCGACCGTACGCTCGGCGTGCACGGAGAGGCCACCGGGCCGCACTGCGCCGCCGCCGGCAACATGCTGTCCCGCCCGGACCTGCCCGAGATCCTCTGCAGCGCCTTCGCCGCCGCCGAAGGCGAGCTCGAGGAACGCCTGTTCGCCGCGCTCGCGGCCGGACTGGTCGCCGGCGGCGAGGCCGGACCGGTGTACTCCGCCGGGCTGTCGACCGTGTCCGGGACCGGCTGGCGCGACACCGACCTGCGCGTGGACTGGCAGGAGGACCCGGTCGACGCGCTCGGGCGGCTGCTCGGGATCTGGCTTCCGCAGCGGGACGACTACGTCCGGCGCGGCTTGGACCCGGCCGCCTCACCCGGATACGGGGTTCCCGGCGATGACCGCTGA
- a CDS encoding RidA family protein gives MTTHTRIRTFNTKDTYPEQNLDNDLCQAVVANGVVYLRGQIGQDLDTGESVGIGSVRAQTEKAMSNIDLLLGEAGSGLQDIVKVTIYLVDPRYREEVYREVGRWLKGVHPVSTGIVVQALARPEWLVEIDATAVISEAGA, from the coding sequence ATGACCACGCACACGCGCATTCGCACGTTCAACACCAAGGACACCTATCCGGAGCAGAACCTCGACAACGACCTGTGCCAGGCGGTCGTCGCGAACGGAGTCGTGTACCTGCGCGGCCAGATCGGCCAGGACCTGGACACCGGTGAGTCGGTGGGCATCGGCAGCGTCCGGGCCCAGACCGAGAAGGCCATGTCCAACATCGACCTGCTCCTGGGGGAGGCGGGCAGCGGCCTCCAGGACATCGTCAAGGTCACGATCTACCTCGTCGACCCCCGCTACCGCGAGGAGGTGTACCGCGAGGTCGGACGCTGGTTGAAGGGCGTCCACCCGGTCTCGACGGGCATCGTCGTCCAGGCCCTCGCCCGGCCGGAGTGGCTGGTCGAGATCGACGCCACCGCCGTCATCTCGGAGGCAGGGGCATGA
- a CDS encoding NAD(P)/FAD-dependent oxidoreductase → MSNEEIEAVVVGGGQAGIAMSEHLSRHQVPHVVLERHRIAEQWRSQRWDSLVTNGPVWHDRFPGLEFTDLDPDAFAAKDQVADYFVAYAEQIAAPVRCGVEVRSVRRNTGRPGFRVRTSKGTIQTRYVVAATGPFQRPVVPPIVPERDGLTQIHSSGYRNPAQLPDGGVLVVGSGSSGVQIADELRASGRQVYLSVGPHDRPPRSYRDRDFVWWLGVLGKWEASAPPKGAEHVTIAVSGAHGGHTVDFRTLADRGITLVGRTDSFQDGVMRFAPDLRDNIAAGDANYLALLDEADAYVARNGLDLPEEPRARVLGADPRSVTDPVLELGLADAGITSIVWATGFTVDYGWLEVDAFDADGRPKHQRGVSSEPGVYFMGLPWQSRRGSSFIWGAWHDAGYVADHIAIQRNYTHYKGTGSSTPVPRFGK, encoded by the coding sequence ATGTCGAATGAGGAGATCGAGGCCGTCGTCGTCGGAGGGGGACAGGCCGGGATAGCGATGAGCGAACACCTGAGCCGGCACCAGGTGCCGCACGTCGTGTTGGAGAGGCACCGCATCGCCGAGCAGTGGCGCTCGCAGCGATGGGACTCCCTGGTGACCAACGGGCCCGTCTGGCACGACCGCTTTCCCGGACTGGAGTTCACCGACCTCGACCCCGACGCCTTCGCCGCCAAGGACCAGGTGGCGGACTACTTCGTCGCCTACGCCGAGCAGATCGCGGCGCCGGTCCGCTGCGGAGTCGAGGTGCGGTCCGTGCGCAGGAACACGGGCCGGCCCGGCTTCCGCGTGCGGACCTCGAAGGGGACCATCCAGACCCGCTACGTCGTCGCCGCCACCGGGCCGTTCCAGCGGCCCGTCGTCCCGCCGATCGTTCCCGAGCGGGACGGACTCACGCAGATCCACTCCAGTGGCTACCGCAACCCCGCGCAGCTGCCCGACGGCGGCGTCCTCGTCGTCGGATCCGGCTCGTCGGGAGTGCAGATCGCCGACGAACTCCGTGCCTCCGGTCGACAGGTGTACCTCTCGGTCGGCCCGCACGACCGCCCGCCGCGCAGCTACCGGGACCGCGACTTCGTCTGGTGGCTCGGCGTCCTCGGCAAGTGGGAGGCCTCCGCCCCGCCCAAGGGGGCCGAGCACGTCACCATCGCGGTCAGCGGTGCGCACGGCGGCCACACCGTGGACTTCCGTACGCTCGCCGACCGGGGCATCACGCTCGTCGGCCGGACCGACTCCTTCCAGGACGGGGTGATGCGCTTCGCGCCCGACCTGCGGGACAACATCGCGGCCGGGGACGCGAACTACCTCGCCCTGCTCGACGAAGCCGACGCCTACGTCGCCCGCAACGGCCTCGACCTTCCGGAGGAGCCGCGGGCCCGCGTCCTGGGAGCCGACCCGCGGTCGGTGACCGACCCCGTCCTCGAACTCGGCCTCGCCGACGCCGGGATCACCTCCATCGTCTGGGCGACCGGCTTCACCGTCGACTACGGCTGGCTGGAGGTCGACGCGTTCGACGCCGACGGCAGGCCGAAGCACCAGCGCGGCGTCTCGTCCGAGCCCGGCGTCTACTTCATGGGTCTTCCATGGCAGTCCCGGCGCGGCTCCAGCTTCATCTGGGGCGCCTGGCACGACGCGGGCTACGTGGCCGACCACATCGCCATCCAGCGGAACTACACGCACTACAAGGGGACGGGCTCCTCGACCCCGGTCCCGCGGTTCGGAAAGTGA